One Myxococcales bacterium genomic region harbors:
- the phoU gene encoding phosphate signaling complex protein PhoU, which translates to MSRAHTDREYEGELRKIREQLLLMGAKVEEMLTASMRALIERDSDLAQRTLETDRQINRIEVETDELCLRVLARRQPVASDLRFLTIALKLVTDLERMGDLGVNICERVLELNEEPPLKPYVDVVNMAEAAQAMLREALDAFVAADVTRAEHVIGKDGAVDAYYASIFRDLLTYMMENPRNIYRATRVQSIAKYIERIADHATNIAEMVVFMVRGKDIRHSGRLGGERRSTKMGTPAPPGLESRRDLTEKSPTSARSGPPPSKRGAQ; encoded by the coding sequence ATGAGCCGAGCCCACACGGACCGCGAGTACGAAGGCGAGCTCCGCAAGATCCGCGAGCAGCTCCTCCTCATGGGGGCCAAGGTCGAAGAGATGCTCACGGCGAGCATGAGGGCGCTCATCGAACGCGACTCGGACCTCGCGCAGCGCACCCTCGAGACCGACCGCCAGATCAACCGCATCGAGGTCGAGACCGACGAGCTCTGCCTGCGTGTCCTCGCCCGAAGGCAGCCGGTCGCGAGCGATCTCCGGTTCCTCACGATCGCGCTCAAGCTCGTGACCGACCTCGAGCGCATGGGAGACCTCGGCGTGAACATCTGCGAACGTGTCCTCGAGCTCAACGAGGAGCCGCCGCTGAAGCCCTACGTCGACGTGGTGAACATGGCCGAGGCCGCCCAGGCCATGCTGCGCGAGGCCCTCGACGCGTTCGTCGCGGCCGACGTCACGCGCGCCGAGCACGTCATCGGGAAAGACGGCGCGGTCGACGCCTACTACGCCTCGATCTTCCGCGATCTCCTCACGTACATGATGGAGAACCCGCGCAACATCTACCGCGCGACGCGCGTGCAATCGATCGCCAAGTACATCGAGCGCATCGCCGATCACGCCACGAACATCGCCGAGATGGTGGTCTTCATGGTGCGCGGAAAAGACATCCGTCACTCGGGTCGCCTCGGCGGCGAGCGGCGCTCCACCAAGATGGGCACACCGGCTCCTCCGGGGCTCGAGTCGCGGAGAGACCTCACCGAGAAGTCCCCTACGTCGGCGCGCTCGGGCCCCCCGCCGAGCAAACGCGGCGCGCAGTAG
- the pstB gene encoding phosphate ABC transporter ATP-binding protein, which translates to MSTYPPPSTPPPPLAEKMLAKDLGARFPDTVALKGITMPVVEHRVTAVIGPSGCGKSTFIRCLNRMHEVVPGATTSGDVLLDGKTIYGSAVDPVGIRRKVGMVFQKPNPFPEMSVRDNVLAGLRLNGIRAQSPDAVVEAALTQAAMWDEMKDSLDKPGGSLSGGQQQRLCIARCLALEPEVILMDEPCSSLDPIATARIEELIHDLRERYTIVIVTHSMQQAARVSDFTAFFYLGELVEYGLADDIFTRPEDPRTEEYITGRFG; encoded by the coding sequence ATGTCGACCTACCCGCCCCCCAGCACCCCACCGCCCCCGCTCGCCGAGAAGATGCTCGCGAAGGACCTCGGCGCGCGCTTCCCCGACACCGTCGCGCTGAAGGGCATCACCATGCCGGTGGTCGAGCACCGAGTGACCGCGGTCATCGGCCCTTCGGGCTGCGGCAAGTCGACCTTCATTCGCTGCTTGAACCGCATGCACGAGGTCGTCCCGGGCGCGACCACCTCGGGCGACGTGCTCCTCGACGGCAAGACGATCTACGGCTCGGCGGTCGATCCGGTGGGCATTCGCCGCAAGGTCGGCATGGTCTTCCAGAAGCCGAACCCGTTCCCGGAGATGTCCGTCCGGGACAACGTGCTCGCGGGCCTCCGGCTGAACGGCATCCGCGCGCAGAGCCCCGACGCGGTGGTCGAGGCCGCGCTCACGCAAGCCGCGATGTGGGACGAGATGAAAGACTCGCTCGACAAACCCGGCGGGAGCCTGTCGGGCGGCCAACAGCAACGGCTCTGCATCGCGCGGTGCCTCGCGCTCGAGCCCGAGGTCATCCTCATGGACGAGCCCTGCTCGTCGCTCGACCCGATCGCGACGGCGCGCATCGAGGAGCTCATTCACGACCTCCGCGAGCGCTACACGATCGTGATCGTGACGCACTCGATGCAGCAGGCCGCGCGCGTCTCCGATTTCACCGCGTTCTTCTACCTGGGCGAGCTCGTCGAGTACGGCCTCGCCGACGACATCTTCACGCGCCCCGAGGACCCCCGCACCGAGGAGTACATCACCGGTCGCTTCGGCTAA
- the pstA gene encoding phosphate ABC transporter permease PstA, with the protein MSDARNEVSLTSRRTTEAVWRGVAAAATALTVVLLASVLVSVVGRGSRGLSMTTLTELPRPTGVAGGGVANAIWGTLLLMGLASAIALPVGLLAGIHLAENREGKLVRMARVSADALTAVPSVVLGIVVFSVVVVWAKSFSALAGASALAFTMIPSIARATEVAVRAVPEKLREAALALGATRHRVIARVVLPAASRGVATGALLAIGRASGEAAPLLFTAWESRFFCDDLREPTASLPVTIFTYTISPYDDRHAQAWAASLVLVALVLVFQVTARALAKKSRDAT; encoded by the coding sequence ATGAGCGACGCACGAAACGAGGTCTCCCTCACCTCGCGACGCACGACCGAGGCCGTGTGGCGCGGTGTGGCGGCCGCGGCCACGGCGCTCACGGTGGTGCTGCTCGCGTCGGTGCTCGTGTCGGTCGTGGGCCGAGGGAGCCGGGGCCTCTCGATGACTACGCTCACCGAGCTCCCGCGCCCCACGGGTGTAGCCGGCGGCGGCGTCGCCAACGCCATCTGGGGGACGCTGCTCCTCATGGGGCTCGCCTCGGCGATCGCGTTGCCCGTGGGCTTGCTCGCGGGCATCCACCTCGCCGAAAACCGCGAGGGCAAGCTCGTACGCATGGCGCGTGTCTCGGCCGACGCGCTCACGGCGGTCCCGTCGGTGGTGCTCGGCATCGTCGTCTTCTCGGTGGTGGTCGTATGGGCCAAGAGCTTCTCGGCGCTCGCGGGGGCCTCGGCGCTCGCCTTCACGATGATCCCGTCGATCGCGCGCGCCACCGAGGTCGCGGTCCGTGCCGTCCCCGAGAAGCTCCGCGAGGCTGCCCTCGCCCTCGGGGCCACGCGCCACCGCGTGATCGCGAGGGTCGTGCTCCCGGCCGCATCACGCGGAGTCGCCACGGGCGCCCTCCTCGCCATCGGGCGCGCGTCGGGCGAGGCCGCGCCGCTCCTCTTCACCGCGTGGGAGAGCCGCTTTTTCTGCGACGATCTGCGCGAGCCCACGGCTTCCTTGCCGGTGACCATCTTCACGTACACGATCTCGCCCTACGACGATCGGCACGCTCAGGCCTGGGCCGCGTCGCTCGTGCTCGTGGCCCTCGTCCTCGTCTTCCAGGTAACGGCGCGCGCGCTCGCCAAAAAGAGCCGCGACGCCACTTGA
- the pstC gene encoding phosphate ABC transporter permease subunit PstC, translating to MSERRVQDSALGAGLRYGAQLASAGLVVALVVIFVVLAKGSKMSINVFGLGFVAGTEWDPMHGQFGALPFLFGTFLSSALALLLAVPGAFLVAAYVAELGPRRLRGPVGALLETLAAVPSVVYGMWGVFVLAPALRTAAPVVSSATGNSALLRGPSQGVSMLAAAFVLALMVLPTVATVMRDVLLAVPQGLREAGQALGGTEWEVLRHVVVPHARRGLFAAVMLGFGRAVGETMAVTMVIGNSAEISGSLFAPGYTAASVLANELPHASDPLHVSALHEVALVLVVVTLAFNLGAHGIVRRTLRRKTAGLSTGPADGELGGAR from the coding sequence GTGAGCGAACGGCGGGTCCAGGACTCGGCCCTCGGCGCGGGCCTCCGCTACGGCGCGCAGCTCGCTTCGGCGGGCCTCGTGGTCGCGCTCGTGGTGATCTTCGTGGTGCTCGCGAAGGGCTCGAAGATGAGCATCAACGTCTTCGGGCTCGGCTTCGTCGCCGGCACCGAGTGGGACCCGATGCACGGGCAGTTCGGCGCCCTCCCCTTCCTCTTCGGCACCTTTCTCTCGTCGGCGCTCGCGCTGCTGCTCGCCGTCCCCGGGGCGTTCCTCGTCGCGGCGTACGTCGCCGAGCTCGGCCCGCGGCGCCTTCGAGGGCCGGTCGGAGCGCTCCTCGAGACGCTCGCGGCGGTGCCCAGCGTCGTCTACGGCATGTGGGGCGTGTTCGTGCTCGCCCCTGCGCTCCGCACCGCCGCCCCCGTCGTGTCCTCCGCGACGGGAAATTCGGCCCTGCTGCGCGGCCCCTCTCAGGGCGTGAGCATGCTCGCCGCGGCCTTCGTGCTCGCGCTGATGGTGCTCCCCACCGTCGCGACGGTCATGAGGGACGTGCTGCTCGCCGTGCCGCAGGGCCTGCGAGAGGCGGGGCAAGCGCTCGGCGGGACCGAGTGGGAGGTCTTGCGCCACGTGGTCGTCCCCCACGCCCGACGAGGGCTCTTCGCGGCCGTCATGCTCGGGTTCGGGCGCGCGGTCGGCGAGACGATGGCGGTGACCATGGTCATCGGGAACAGCGCCGAGATCTCGGGCTCGCTCTTCGCGCCCGGCTACACGGCAGCGAGCGTGCTCGCGAACGAGCTCCCCCACGCCTCCGATCCGTTGCACGTCTCCGCGCTCCACGAGGTGGCCCTCGTGCTCGTCGTCGTGACGCTCGCCTTCAACCTGGGCGCGCACGGCATCGTGCGCCGCACACTCCGAAGAAAGACGGCGGGGCTCTCGACGGGCCCGGCGGACGGAGAGCTCGGGGGCGCGCGATGA
- a CDS encoding phosphate ABC transporter substrate-binding protein PstS yields MSARAALVSMTMVIALGCGRDHRAPIARGAGGSLASPLVSRWAESFPGPGRVDYQPTGSEGALTLVELGTVDFGVRDTPLTDAERARAGASFVELPLAHGAVAVAANLPGVSDLKLDRELLAGLFLGEIPRWSDPRIARTNPGKVLPDVPVLVVHRADGSGTMRKFSEYVAAASPRFREIAGAGDAPNLGTGVRARGTGGVAMSLKSTLGAVGVLELGLARSSGLSVASLEGADGAYVAPSPEGNGYPLVSTIYAISNVGSGPRATLVASFFSWALGEGQSAATFGPGPHDPAFGPLTPSERDAARKALEAWSGARS; encoded by the coding sequence GTGAGCGCCCGCGCCGCCCTCGTTTCGATGACCATGGTCATCGCGCTCGGCTGCGGGCGGGACCACCGCGCCCCGATCGCGCGCGGCGCGGGAGGCAGCCTCGCGTCGCCGCTCGTGTCGCGATGGGCCGAGTCGTTCCCGGGCCCCGGCCGTGTCGACTACCAACCCACGGGCTCCGAGGGAGCCCTCACGCTCGTCGAGCTCGGGACGGTCGACTTCGGCGTCCGCGACACTCCCCTCACGGACGCGGAACGCGCGCGCGCCGGCGCTTCGTTCGTCGAGCTCCCCCTCGCCCACGGCGCCGTGGCCGTCGCCGCGAACCTGCCGGGAGTCTCCGACCTCAAGCTCGACAGGGAGCTCTTGGCGGGCCTCTTCCTCGGGGAGATCCCTCGCTGGAGCGATCCGCGCATCGCCCGGACGAACCCGGGCAAGGTGCTCCCCGACGTGCCCGTCCTCGTCGTGCATAGGGCCGACGGGAGCGGCACGATGCGGAAATTCTCGGAGTACGTCGCGGCGGCGAGCCCGCGCTTTCGGGAGATCGCGGGCGCCGGAGACGCGCCGAACCTCGGCACCGGCGTTCGCGCGCGAGGCACGGGCGGCGTGGCCATGTCGCTCAAGTCGACGCTCGGCGCCGTAGGCGTGCTCGAGCTCGGCCTCGCCCGATCGAGCGGGCTCTCCGTCGCGTCTCTCGAAGGCGCCGACGGGGCGTACGTCGCGCCGTCGCCCGAGGGCAACGGTTACCCGCTCGTAAGCACGATCTACGCGATCTCGAACGTCGGCTCGGGGCCACGCGCCACGCTCGTCGCGAGCTTCTTTTCGTGGGCGCTCGGCGAAGGCCAGAGCGCGGCGACGTTCGGCCCCGGCCCGCACGATCCGGCCTTCGGCCCGCTCACCCCGTCCGAGCGCGACGCGGCACGGAAGGCCCTCGAAGCATGGAGCGGAGCGCGCTCGTGA
- a CDS encoding PAS-domain containing protein, translating to MGTGALVQAGGLTGVRFAVVGLVSALFAQIVSEASARASMAVLRPLTDAAKRIHEGEASFRALGSNEEAESRELGQALDKLAASLTTTLKELRAERDLVSGVLEGMQEGVMLLDAGGNVALMNPAFREMLLVRGDMVGMPLLEVVRHAELKELFDKARKVKSATSGEVEVGGLKPRRLLVRASAFAGGGVLGVFFDVTEIRRLESLRRDFVANVSHELRTPVTAVLSAAETVRLVIEKDPKAADRFLSIIERNAERLQRLIEDLLDLSRIESRELKLAPELFATRPFAQHVVGLFRERAEKKRITLVVDMDDESSVFADRRALEQVVTNLVDNAVKYCPEGAKVTLRAHVDGHLCRLTIADTGPGVEASHLPRLFERFYRVDPGRSRDVGGTGLGLAIVKHLSEAMGGAVKVESELGRGTSFTVSLPARKVTPKEQPSARVLA from the coding sequence GTGGGCACGGGTGCGCTCGTGCAGGCCGGGGGCCTCACGGGCGTGCGCTTCGCCGTGGTCGGGCTCGTGTCCGCGCTCTTCGCGCAGATCGTCTCCGAGGCCTCGGCGCGTGCGTCGATGGCCGTGCTTCGCCCCCTCACGGACGCCGCGAAGCGCATCCACGAGGGTGAAGCGAGCTTCCGGGCCCTCGGCTCGAACGAAGAGGCCGAGTCGCGTGAGCTCGGCCAGGCCCTCGACAAGCTGGCCGCGAGCCTCACGACGACGCTGAAAGAGCTCCGGGCCGAGCGCGATCTCGTGAGCGGTGTCCTCGAAGGCATGCAAGAGGGCGTGATGCTGCTCGACGCGGGTGGCAACGTGGCGCTCATGAACCCGGCCTTCCGCGAGATGCTGCTCGTGCGCGGCGACATGGTCGGCATGCCGCTCCTCGAGGTGGTGCGCCACGCGGAGCTGAAGGAGCTCTTCGACAAAGCCCGAAAGGTAAAATCGGCGACCTCGGGCGAGGTCGAGGTGGGTGGGCTCAAGCCCCGGCGCCTGCTCGTGCGCGCGTCGGCGTTCGCGGGCGGCGGCGTCTTGGGCGTCTTCTTCGACGTGACCGAGATCCGGAGGCTCGAGTCGCTCCGGCGCGATTTCGTGGCGAACGTCTCGCACGAGCTCCGCACGCCGGTCACCGCCGTGCTCTCGGCCGCCGAGACCGTCCGCCTCGTCATCGAGAAGGATCCGAAGGCCGCCGACCGGTTTTTGTCGATCATCGAGCGCAACGCCGAGCGCCTCCAGCGCCTCATCGAAGACCTGCTCGACCTCTCCCGCATCGAGTCGCGCGAGCTCAAGCTCGCCCCCGAGCTCTTCGCCACGAGGCCCTTCGCCCAGCACGTGGTCGGGCTCTTCCGCGAGCGCGCCGAGAAGAAGCGCATCACCCTCGTGGTCGACATGGACGACGAGAGCTCGGTCTTCGCCGATCGCCGCGCCCTCGAGCAGGTCGTCACGAACCTCGTCGACAACGCGGTGAAGTACTGCCCCGAAGGCGCGAAGGTCACCCTGCGCGCCCACGTCGACGGCCACCTCTGCCGCCTCACGATCGCGGATACGGGGCCCGGCGTCGAGGCCTCTCACCTGCCGCGGCTCTTCGAGCGCTTCTACCGCGTCGACCCGGGGCGCTCGCGGGACGTCGGCGGCACGGGGCTCGGCCTCGCGATCGTGAAGCACCTCTCCGAGGCCATGGGCGGCGCCGTGAAGGTCGAGAGCGAGCTCGGGCGGGGCACCTCGTTCACCGTGAGCCTCCCGGCGCGAAAGGTGACCCCCAAAGAGCAGCCCTCGGCGAGGGTGCTCGCGTGA
- a CDS encoding response regulator transcription factor, with protein sequence MAKILVIEDEADIQHILEFNLQQGGHKVTLAGRADEGLRLAREKKPDLVLLDLMLPDMSGTEVCRQIKSDPQLKGTQVIILTAKGEEIDRVVGFELGADDYVVKPFSVRELLLRIQAILRRGTSEPEPSDQVEFGKLKIDRGAHRVWSEGQELELTALEFKLLVTLFERKNRVQSRSTLLNDVWGIEADITTRTVDTHVKRLREKLGTSGDYIETVRGVGYRFAESPDVAG encoded by the coding sequence ATGGCGAAGATCCTTGTCATCGAAGACGAGGCGGATATCCAGCATATCCTCGAGTTCAACCTGCAGCAGGGTGGTCACAAGGTCACGCTCGCCGGGCGGGCGGACGAGGGTCTCCGCCTCGCGCGCGAGAAGAAGCCGGATCTCGTCCTCCTCGACCTCATGCTCCCGGACATGTCCGGCACCGAGGTCTGCCGGCAAATCAAGAGCGACCCTCAGCTCAAGGGCACCCAGGTGATCATCCTCACGGCCAAGGGCGAGGAGATCGATCGTGTGGTGGGCTTCGAGCTCGGCGCCGACGACTACGTCGTGAAGCCGTTCAGTGTCCGCGAGCTGCTCCTCCGCATCCAGGCCATCCTGAGGCGAGGGACGAGCGAGCCCGAGCCGAGTGATCAGGTCGAGTTCGGGAAGCTAAAGATCGATCGCGGGGCCCACCGGGTGTGGTCCGAGGGGCAAGAGCTCGAGCTCACGGCCCTCGAGTTCAAGCTGCTCGTGACCTTGTTCGAGCGAAAAAATAGGGTCCAGAGCCGCTCGACGCTCCTGAACGACGTGTGGGGCATCGAGGCCGACATCACGACGCGCACCGTCGACACGCACGTGAAGCGCCTCCGCGAGAAGCTCGGCACCTCGGGCGACTACATCGAGACCGTGCGCGGCGTGGGGTATCGGTTCGCCGAGAGCCCCGACGTCGCAGGGTGA
- a CDS encoding glycosyltransferase family 2 protein: MIDLVRVIVVVPAYREERQIGRVLATLPASVDAAIVVDDGSPDGTADEVRLAAARDPRVTLVRNATNLGVGATIARGYRESARLFPGERAALVVLAGDGQMSPDDLPRVVAPIARGEADYVKGNRFVLEGVSAMPLGRRIGGRVFSRLTALATGLPIGDSQCGYTALDRDAVSRLDIDDLWPGFGYPNDLLGQLAARGMRVVEVPVATIYGDESSKLGVRHLPRIGWLVGRAFVRRKVAGR; this comes from the coding sequence ATGATCGACCTGGTCCGCGTCATCGTCGTCGTGCCCGCGTACCGCGAAGAGCGGCAGATCGGCCGAGTGCTCGCCACGCTCCCGGCTTCGGTCGACGCGGCGATCGTGGTCGACGACGGGAGCCCCGACGGTACGGCCGACGAGGTGCGCCTCGCCGCCGCCCGAGACCCTCGGGTGACGCTCGTGCGGAACGCCACGAACCTCGGCGTCGGAGCGACGATCGCGCGTGGGTACCGCGAGTCCGCGCGTCTTTTTCCGGGCGAGCGCGCGGCCCTCGTGGTGCTCGCGGGGGACGGACAGATGAGCCCCGACGACTTGCCTCGCGTCGTGGCGCCCATCGCGCGGGGCGAGGCCGACTACGTCAAAGGCAACCGCTTCGTGCTCGAGGGCGTGTCGGCGATGCCGCTCGGGAGGCGCATCGGCGGGCGCGTGTTCTCGCGCCTCACCGCGCTCGCCACCGGGCTCCCCATCGGAGATAGCCAGTGTGGGTACACGGCGCTCGATCGCGACGCCGTCTCGAGGCTCGACATCGACGATCTCTGGCCGGGCTTCGGGTACCCGAACGACCTCTTGGGGCAGCTCGCGGCGAGGGGCATGCGCGTCGTCGAGGTCCCGGTGGCGACCATCTACGGCGACGAGTCGAGCAAGCTCGGGGTTCGACATCTCCCGCGCATCGGCTGGCTCGTAGGGCGAGCCTTCGTGCGTCGCAAGGTGGCGGGGCGCTGA
- a CDS encoding Hsp70 family protein, translated as MRSVGLDFGTTNSAIGVAEDDGAVRLAKFPSASGPTETFRSILYFAADRRDARGRLAPVAGPRAIETYLEADGQGRLVQSLKSYLADRGFLATSIFHKTHTVVELLTLLLRELREAAEASLGPLGSRIVVGRPVRFAHADTEEDESFALERLRAALANVGFTEVVFEYEPVAAAYYYESTLDRDERVLVADFGGGTSDFSIVEVGPSSRGSSRRILANDGVALAGDALDAKILHHVVSPVLGLGSTYKAMFGKELPVPVWIYAKLRRWHHLSFLRTPKNMELFDEIAHGAAEPARIRGLVHILENDLGYHLYRAVERAKVALSGSGTARFVFEDAPLLIEADVSREGFEGWISEEVSAMSACVDRVLATAGLAPSDIDRVFLTGGSSFVPAVRRIFDERFGAERVRTGGEMVSVATGLALRSRDAHA; from the coding sequence ATGCGCAGCGTCGGCCTCGACTTCGGAACCACGAACAGCGCCATCGGTGTCGCCGAAGACGACGGGGCCGTGCGCCTCGCCAAGTTCCCCTCGGCGAGCGGGCCGACCGAGACGTTCCGGTCGATCTTGTATTTTGCAGCCGATCGCCGGGACGCGCGTGGTCGGCTCGCGCCCGTCGCGGGGCCACGCGCGATCGAGACCTACCTCGAAGCCGACGGGCAAGGGCGGCTCGTCCAGTCGCTCAAGTCGTACCTGGCGGATCGAGGCTTCCTCGCGACGAGCATCTTTCACAAGACTCACACGGTGGTCGAGCTGCTCACGCTGCTGCTCCGCGAGCTCCGCGAGGCCGCCGAGGCATCTCTCGGGCCGCTAGGCTCGCGCATCGTCGTCGGGAGGCCCGTGCGGTTCGCCCACGCCGACACCGAAGAGGACGAGAGCTTCGCCCTCGAGCGCCTCCGCGCCGCGCTCGCGAACGTCGGCTTCACGGAGGTCGTGTTCGAGTACGAGCCCGTCGCCGCGGCCTACTACTACGAGAGCACCCTCGACCGGGACGAGCGGGTGCTCGTGGCGGATTTCGGCGGCGGAACGAGCGATTTCTCGATCGTCGAGGTCGGGCCTTCGAGCCGAGGCTCGTCGAGGCGCATCTTGGCGAACGACGGCGTGGCCCTCGCAGGCGACGCGCTCGACGCGAAGATCCTCCACCACGTGGTGTCGCCGGTGCTTGGCCTCGGGTCGACGTACAAGGCCATGTTCGGCAAAGAGCTCCCGGTGCCCGTCTGGATCTACGCGAAGCTCCGCCGCTGGCACCACCTGTCGTTCTTGCGCACACCGAAGAACATGGAGCTCTTCGACGAGATCGCGCACGGCGCCGCGGAGCCCGCGCGCATTCGTGGGCTCGTGCACATCCTCGAGAACGACCTCGGCTACCACCTGTACCGCGCGGTCGAGCGGGCGAAGGTCGCGCTCTCGGGCTCGGGCACGGCGCGGTTCGTCTTCGAGGACGCACCGCTCCTCATCGAGGCCGACGTGTCACGCGAGGGCTTCGAGGGCTGGATCTCCGAGGAGGTCTCCGCCATGTCGGCGTGCGTCGATCGCGTGCTCGCCACCGCGGGGCTCGCTCCGTCGGACATCGATCGGGTGTTCCTCACGGGCGGCTCGTCGTTCGTGCCGGCGGTGCGGAGGATCTTCGACGAGCGCTTCGGGGCCGAGCGCGTGCGCACCGGGGGCGAGATGGTCTCGGTCGCGACGGGCCTCGCCCTGCGCTCGCGCGACGCGCACGCCTAA
- the fadJ gene encoding fatty acid oxidation complex subunit alpha FadJ, which yields MSTDETKKTIVTFELRDDKVAVVTIDDPNETLNTIGPAFGQELTETLSALGRDANVRAIVLRSGKKGSFVVGANIDFLSSIRVAKDAEDLAGELAKRLGELRAGKPIVAAVHGAALGGGFELALAAHAIVASDDKKTVLGLPEVKLGLLPAANGMLRVAERAGIATALDLALTGKNLRPAKAKKQGLVDEVCPEAVLVEVAAKLALTLASGAPSKAKKSVKLDAEAVTKLLLEKNPIGQRVLFSKAREATRKKTRGHYPATERILDVMETFGKKGFSEAAKLEAKAFGELVVSETSRQLRSIFFATTALKKDSGVDDPNVAPREVHKIGMLGAGLMGGGIAYVTSQAGIQVRLKDRDDAGVGRGLKYVREIVDERVKRRSMTREERDQQLALVSGTTDYSGMKSAEVVVEAVFEDIALKHAVLREVEAHTSPSTIFASNTSSLPISRIAEVAARPENVVGMHYFSPVHKMPLLEVVRGKATSDVAVATAVALGKSQGKTVIVVNDGVGFYTTRILAPYLNEAAYLVADGVAIDAIDKALLDWGFPVGAIKLIDEVGIDVGAHVGTITQQAFGERMRPPAGLEKLVKDGRAGRKNKKGFYLYEGDKKQAGKKVDPSVYTLLGVTPGTKLAAEEIQMRCALAFVNEAVRCLEEGILRSARDGDIGAIFGLGFPPFRGGPFRYVDTVGAKEIVKRLRGYEARFGVRFTPAKLLVDMADTGKTFH from the coding sequence ATGAGCACGGACGAGACCAAGAAGACCATCGTGACGTTCGAGCTCCGCGACGACAAGGTCGCCGTGGTGACGATCGACGACCCGAACGAGACGCTCAACACCATCGGGCCCGCGTTCGGGCAAGAGCTCACCGAGACGCTCTCGGCCCTCGGCCGCGACGCGAACGTCCGCGCCATCGTGCTGCGGAGCGGAAAGAAGGGCTCCTTCGTCGTCGGCGCGAACATCGACTTTCTCTCGAGCATCCGCGTCGCCAAGGACGCCGAAGACCTCGCGGGCGAGCTCGCGAAGCGCCTCGGCGAGCTGCGCGCGGGCAAGCCCATCGTGGCGGCCGTGCACGGAGCGGCGCTCGGCGGAGGCTTCGAGCTCGCCCTCGCCGCGCACGCGATCGTCGCGAGCGACGACAAAAAGACCGTGCTCGGCTTGCCCGAGGTGAAGCTCGGGCTCCTCCCCGCGGCGAACGGCATGCTCCGCGTGGCCGAGCGCGCCGGCATCGCGACGGCGCTCGATCTCGCCCTCACCGGGAAGAACCTGCGCCCCGCCAAGGCCAAGAAGCAGGGGCTCGTCGACGAGGTGTGCCCCGAGGCCGTCCTCGTCGAGGTGGCCGCGAAGCTGGCCCTCACGCTCGCGTCGGGCGCGCCTTCGAAGGCGAAGAAGTCGGTCAAGCTCGACGCCGAGGCCGTCACGAAGCTCCTCCTCGAGAAGAACCCGATCGGGCAGAGGGTGCTCTTCTCGAAGGCGCGCGAGGCCACCCGCAAGAAGACGCGCGGGCACTACCCGGCCACGGAGCGCATCCTCGACGTGATGGAAACCTTCGGAAAGAAAGGATTTTCCGAGGCAGCCAAGCTCGAGGCGAAGGCCTTCGGGGAGCTCGTGGTGAGCGAGACGTCACGGCAGCTCAGGTCCATCTTCTTCGCGACGACGGCGCTCAAGAAGGACTCGGGCGTCGACGACCCGAACGTCGCCCCGCGGGAGGTGCACAAGATCGGCATGCTCGGCGCGGGCCTCATGGGCGGCGGGATCGCGTACGTGACGAGCCAGGCCGGCATCCAGGTGCGCCTGAAGGACCGCGACGACGCGGGCGTCGGGCGAGGGCTCAAGTACGTACGCGAGATCGTGGACGAGCGCGTGAAGCGCCGGAGCATGACCCGCGAGGAGCGCGATCAACAGCTCGCGCTCGTCTCGGGCACGACGGACTACTCGGGCATGAAGAGCGCCGAGGTCGTCGTCGAGGCCGTCTTCGAGGACATCGCCCTCAAACACGCGGTCTTGCGCGAGGTCGAGGCGCACACGTCGCCGTCGACGATCTTCGCCTCGAACACGTCGTCGCTCCCGATCTCGCGCATCGCCGAGGTGGCCGCGAGGCCCGAGAACGTGGTCGGGATGCACTACTTCAGCCCGGTGCACAAGATGCCCCTGCTCGAGGTCGTGCGCGGCAAAGCCACGAGCGACGTGGCGGTGGCCACGGCCGTCGCGCTCGGAAAATCCCAGGGGAAGACCGTCATCGTCGTGAACGATGGCGTCGGCTTCTACACGACGCGCATCCTCGCCCCGTACCTGAACGAGGCGGCGTACCTCGTCGCCGACGGTGTCGCGATCGACGCGATCGACAAGGCCCTGCTCGACTGGGGGTTCCCGGTCGGCGCGATCAAGCTCATCGACGAGGTCGGCATCGACGTGGGCGCGCACGTGGGCACGATCACCCAGCAGGCGTTCGGGGAGCGCATGCGCCCTCCCGCGGGCCTCGAGAAGCTCGTCAAGGACGGGCGCGCGGGCCGCAAGAACAAGAAGGGCTTCTACCTCTACGAAGGCGACAAAAAGCAGGCCGGAAAGAAGGTCGATCCTTCGGTGTACACGCTCCTCGGCGTGACCCCTGGCACGAAGCTCGCGGCCGAAGAGATCCAGATGCGCTGCGCCCTCGCCTTCGTCAACGAGGCGGTGCGCTGCCTCGAAGAGGGCATCCTGCGGAGCGCACGCGACGGCGACATCGGCGCCATCTTCGGCCTCGGGTTCCCTCCGTTCCGCGGCGGACCATTCCGCTACGTCGACACCGTGGGCGCGAAGGAGATCGTGAAGCGCCTGCGCGGCTACGAGGCGCGGTTCGGCGTGCGGTTCACGCCCGCGAAGCTCCTCGTCGACATGGCCGACACGGGCAAGACGTTCCACTGA